The window ATCGACACGGCCAACTTGATCGCGCCATCGACCGCCTGCAATGTCTCCTCGCTGAGCACCTCGGGGGGCGTGCTGGAAGAGAGGGGCTTGAGCTCCACCTTCGGCTTCTCGGGCGCGGCGAGCCCCTTGATCTCGAGCGTCGACACCTTGTTCGCCGTCGTCAGGTCGATCACGCGAATCAGGTGATTGTTCGTGTCGGCGACATAGAGCTTGCCCGCCGCATAGGCGAGTCCCGCCGGTTCGTCGAATTCGGCCGGTTCGTCCGCCGTGCCCGGCTGGCCGGTGCCGGAGAGCGTCGCGACGGTCTCGGTGGCGAGATCGACCTCCTTGATCTTGTTGTTGTAGGTGTCGGCCACATAGAGCTTGCCCGGCTGAAAGACGACTCCCAGGGCGTGCTGCAACTTGGCCTCGCTGAACTTGCCATCGACATCGCCGAACGTGAACAGGCGCGCGAACGGCAAGTGCGAAGTGCCGACGACGGTGCGCACTTCACCTTTTTCGTCGAAGGGCACCGCGCGAATCGAGCTCCCCTCGCTATCGGCGACGTACAACCATTCGCCATCGCTCGAGAGACCGCTCGGTTGCGCGAACGACGAGTATCCTTGCTCGTAGGGCGCTTCGGGCAGCAGGGGGCCGTCGACGATGTCCTCGCGACCGTTGCCCGCGTAGGGGCCAATCTCCGACTCGTCGAGCGGCATGCGCCAGATCTGATGTGGCCCGGCCATGGCGATGTACAAGTTCGGTCCGTGGATCCAGAGATCCCAGGGACTATTCAGCCCCGCCTCGAGCGGCTTTGCCACGTACCGCTCGGGAAGTTGTTCGCGAGAGAGAGGCGGACCGTCGAGATTGAGTCCCAGCCAGGGGCTGTGTCCCTGTCTGCCGATGCCCGCGATCGTGGTGACCTTGCGGGCCCCCAGGTTGACCTTGCGCAACAGATGGTTTTCGGTATCGGCGACGTAGAGCGTCTCGTCGAGCAGCGCCATCCCCTGCGGATGATCGAACGTGGCGGTCGCGAAGTCGCCATCCTGCTTGCCGATGGCGCCCGTGCCGATCGTATCGACGAGCGTGCCGTCGAGCTTCGTCACGATGATGCGATTGTGATTGCTGTCGGCAATGAAGAGCCGTCCCGATTTTTCGTCGGCGAGAATCTTGCCCGGGTAGCGCAGGGGCGTCTCGGCCGCCTTGCTGCGCTCGAGCGCAAAATGCACCGGCGTTTCATCAAGCAATTTCGCATTCCGATAGAAGGGAATGACCTGCTTGAAAAACTGATCGAGCACTTCGAAGGGGATCTCTCCCCCCTGACCTGCCACCAGGTTGCCTTCGGGATCGATGATCCGCAGGCTGGGCCAACTGTTGACCTGGTACTTGTCCCAGATCACGTGATTGGCATCGTTCACCACCGGGTGCTCGATCTCGTAGCGCAGAATCGCATCGGCGATGTTCTGCGTATCCTGCTCCGTCTCGAACTTGGCCGAGTGGACCCCGATCACCACGACTTCATTCGGGTAGGCCTTCTCGAGCTTCTTCAACTCGGGCAGCACGTGCATGCAATTGATGCAACAGTAGGTCCAGAAGTCGAGCACGACGAACTTGCCACGCAGATCCTTCAAGTCGATCGGACCGGCCGTGTTCAACCAACCCAGGCCGCCATCGAGCGAGGGTGCCGGCTGCTTGCGGGGAAACGGATGGTCGGGCATGGCGGGCTCTGCTTCGGGCTCTGGCTTGGCCTCGGCGGCAGGAGTCGCAGGGGCGGGTTCCTCGGCCGTCGCGTCCGCCGGGGGTGGAGTCTCGGGGGCTGGCTCCGTCGGCGAAGCTGCCGGAACTTGCGCGGTCGCCTCCGCCGCAGCATCGGCCGCAACCTCTTCGGCTCCGGCCAGCGCCGGCGGTTTATTCGATTCAGCAAGCTCGCCAGCTTCGCCGGCCTCGCTGGTCGCCTCGGAGCCTGCAGCTTGGGCTGGATCGCTATTCTCTGCTGGCGCGGGGGCGATACGCTGGGCGACCGTTTCGATTTTTTCGGGCGTTGCTGTCGGCTGGCAGCCAGCAAACAAAAGCATCCATGACAGTGCCAGCAGACCCAAGGATCGCCAGCCGCGTAGTAAGAAGCGGCCCCCGGTCCAGACGGAAGAATCAGTAGATCGTGGCGCGGACTTGGTCATCGGACGGCCTTTCTTCCGGCAGAAACGCGAAAAAGCGAGGCGCTCATCGTACTAGAACGCCGGTATAATTGGAAACGAACGCCGCCGGCGGACCCACAGCTATGTTGCGTCCGCACGGCACGTCCGCGCCATGCCGCACGGCATGGAATGATTCCCTGGAAAGAACGGAAAACGTCCGCAATTTAGGAGATCTGCGTCAAAGGTATTTTTTCTCGCTGCGATTTGAGTCAGAAGCTTCCAAGGGCCGAGAAACCATCGTGACCGCGCAAAACCCAGGCAGGAAAACGGGTTTGCCTCGTCAGACATGGGCTCCGCAAAGCTCCACACTGACCTGGGCTACCCGGATTTCGTAGAGTTTCGGCGCGGTGGATCGATCGTTGGTTCTGCCGGACCTATACAAATCCTGCGAGGTGGAAGTTCCATCTCGATCCCTGCCCCGTTCGTGATGCCCTCCAGACGAGTCTTGTAGCGACTATGTACTGCCACAATCTTTGTCGCCGATTGACGACCTCGCTCGTTGCCCTGGTGGCGCTCTCCGCCGCCGTGACTGCCTCGGCCCAGGACTGGGCCCGCAAGATGTTCGAGGAACCCAGCTTCAAGTTTGGCACGGTGGCCCGCGGAGCGAAGGCCGAACATCGCTTCGTCTTCAAGAACCTGTACGAAGAAGACGTCCACGTCGCCAGCGTCCGCTCGAGTTGCGGATGCACCACCCCGACCGTCTCGAAAGACACCCTGAAGACCTTCGAGAAGGGGGAAATCGTCGCCACGTTCAATACGCGTTCCTTCCTGGGCAGCAAGTCGGCCACGGTGACGGTGACGTTCGACAAGCCGTTCTACGCCGAAGTGCAATTGCAGGTCGAAGGCTACATCCGGAGCGATGTCGTCTTCCATCCGCCCGCGGTCGAGATCGGCACCATCGAGCATGGCACCCAGGTCGAGAAGAAGATCTCGATCGACTACGCCGGCCGCAACGACTGGAAGATTCTCAAGGTCGAAACGCCCGGTGACTTCGTGCAGACGAAGCTCGTCGAGAAGAGCCGCGGCAACGGCCAGGTCTCGTACGATCTGCACGTCCACCTGATGCCCCACGCGCCGATCGGCTACATCCACGATCAGATTCGCCTCGTGACGAACGATCAACGCTCGGATAGCGTGCCGCTCGATATCGAAGGCCGCATCAATTCCGAGATCAGCGTCAGCCCGTCCTCCCTTTTCCTCGGCACC is drawn from Pirellulales bacterium and contains these coding sequences:
- a CDS encoding redoxin domain-containing protein; this translates as MGWLNTAGPIDLKDLRGKFVVLDFWTYCCINCMHVLPELKKLEKAYPNEVVVIGVHSAKFETEQDTQNIADAILRYEIEHPVVNDANHVIWDKYQVNSWPSLRIIDPEGNLVAGQGGEIPFEVLDQFFKQVIPFYRNAKLLDETPVHFALERSKAAETPLRYPGKILADEKSGRLFIADSNHNRIIVTKLDGTLVDTIGTGAIGKQDGDFATATFDHPQGMALLDETLYVADTENHLLRKVNLGARKVTTIAGIGRQGHSPWLGLNLDGPPLSREQLPERYVAKPLEAGLNSPWDLWIHGPNLYIAMAGPHQIWRMPLDESEIGPYAGNGREDIVDGPLLPEAPYEQGYSSFAQPSGLSSDGEWLYVADSEGSSIRAVPFDEKGEVRTVVGTSHLPFARLFTFGDVDGKFSEAKLQHALGVVFQPGKLYVADTYNNKIKEVDLATETVATLSGTGQPGTADEPAEFDEPAGLAYAAGKLYVADTNNHLIRVIDLTTANKVSTLEIKGLAAPEKPKVELKPLSSSTPPEVLSEETLQAVDGAIKLAVSIELPAGYKLNDLAPMAYRVEAAAKEGPVDRAKIGGTVRVEPAAKDFEISVPVASALGIDKLKVTVVYYYCQESDEGLCKMKTASWLIPVKVSDDSGLDRLKLKTKAE
- a CDS encoding DUF1573 domain-containing protein, encoding MYCHNLCRRLTTSLVALVALSAAVTASAQDWARKMFEEPSFKFGTVARGAKAEHRFVFKNLYEEDVHVASVRSSCGCTTPTVSKDTLKTFEKGEIVATFNTRSFLGSKSATVTVTFDKPFYAEVQLQVEGYIRSDVVFHPPAVEIGTIEHGTQVEKKISIDYAGRNDWKILKVETPGDFVQTKLVEKSRGNGQVSYDLHVHLMPHAPIGYIHDQIRLVTNDQRSDSVPLDIEGRINSEISVSPSSLFLGTVQPGQKVTKQLVVRASKPFHVLSVECDDPAFTFKAGDEAKPLHLIPVTFTASEQPGKISRTIRIVTDLGETTTTELIAHAQVGGDGKIEPSTDSVSVQSR